The following proteins are co-located in the Agromyces laixinhei genome:
- a CDS encoding dihydrolipoamide acetyltransferase family protein: protein MIRDFPLPDLGEGLTESEIVAWRVGVGDRVELNQIIADVETAKAVVELPSPYTGVITALHAAEGETVDVGAPLFSCDTGAADASGTEPAEDPSSAESVGARPEESPSAGAEDGAADAAPDAAPGPNLVGYGASADSAPQRRARRASLTADLVPEVPSAPEAMNTEAMNTEATNTEATNTEATSAAAPSPAAFESAAAVGAERPRSTPPVRKLARDLGLELDGIVGTGERGLITRDDVERAASEVSLPESADVAPASPTSPSSGSEPGSAAETRIPIKGVRKHTAAAMVRSAFTAPHVTEFLTVDVTATMELLRSLRNDREFAGRKVTPLTVVAKAVCLAARRTPEVNSRWEEESQEIVRFAGVNLGIAAATERGLVVPNVKAAERMPLGELADAIAALADTARAGRTSPADLTGGTISITNIGVFGIDAGTPILNPGEAAILAMGAVRRQPWEHRGEIALRELMTLSLSFDHRLVDGAQGSRFLADVGAILREPGRALTMA, encoded by the coding sequence ATGATCCGCGATTTCCCGCTGCCCGACCTCGGTGAAGGGCTCACCGAATCCGAGATCGTCGCGTGGCGCGTCGGCGTGGGCGACCGCGTCGAACTCAATCAGATCATCGCCGACGTCGAGACTGCGAAGGCCGTCGTCGAGTTGCCGTCGCCCTACACGGGCGTCATCACCGCCCTGCATGCGGCGGAGGGTGAGACCGTCGATGTCGGCGCCCCGCTCTTCTCCTGCGACACCGGTGCGGCGGATGCCTCCGGCACCGAACCGGCGGAGGACCCGAGTTCAGCGGAGTCGGTCGGGGCGCGCCCGGAGGAGTCGCCGTCGGCAGGCGCGGAGGATGGGGCGGCGGATGCTGCGCCCGACGCAGCGCCCGGACCGAACCTCGTCGGCTACGGCGCATCGGCCGACTCCGCACCGCAGCGTCGCGCGCGCCGCGCGTCGCTCACGGCCGATCTCGTGCCGGAAGTGCCGAGCGCGCCCGAAGCGATGAACACCGAAGCGATGAACACCGAAGCGACGAACACCGAAGCGACGAACACCGAAGCGACGAGCGCTGCGGCGCCGAGCCCCGCGGCCTTCGAGTCGGCCGCCGCAGTGGGCGCCGAGCGTCCGCGATCGACGCCGCCGGTGCGCAAGCTCGCACGCGATCTCGGGCTCGAGCTCGACGGCATCGTCGGCACGGGCGAGCGCGGCCTGATCACTCGGGACGACGTCGAGCGCGCGGCATCCGAAGTCTCGTTGCCCGAGTCTGCCGACGTGGCGCCGGCGTCGCCGACGTCGCCGTCCTCGGGGAGTGAACCGGGTTCGGCGGCCGAGACCCGGATCCCCATCAAGGGGGTTCGCAAGCACACCGCGGCGGCGATGGTGCGCAGCGCGTTCACGGCGCCGCATGTGACCGAGTTCCTCACGGTCGATGTGACAGCCACGATGGAGCTGCTGCGGAGCCTCCGCAACGACCGGGAGTTCGCCGGGCGCAAGGTGACCCCGCTCACGGTCGTCGCGAAGGCCGTGTGCCTCGCCGCCCGGCGCACCCCTGAGGTCAATTCGCGGTGGGAGGAGGAGTCGCAGGAGATCGTCCGGTTCGCGGGCGTGAACCTCGGCATCGCCGCGGCGACCGAGCGGGGGCTCGTCGTGCCGAACGTGAAGGCCGCCGAGCGCATGCCACTCGGCGAACTGGCCGACGCGATCGCAGCGCTCGCCGACACCGCACGTGCGGGACGCACGAGCCCTGCCGATCTCACCGGCGGCACCATCTCGATCACGAACATCGGGGTCTTCGGCATCGATGCGGGCACGCCGATCCTGAACCCCGGTGAGGCGGCGATCCTCGCGATGGGTGCGGTGCGCCGGCAGCCGTGGGAGCACCGGGGCGAGATCGCCCTCCGCGAGCTGATGACCCTGAGTCTCTCGTTCGACCACCGGCTCGTCGATGGCGCGCAGGGTTCGCGCTTCCTCGCCGACGTCGGGGCGATCCTGCGCGAGCCGGGCCGGGCGTTGACCATGGCGTGA
- a CDS encoding ArsR/SmtB family transcription factor — MTNSDELEAQPSSSRHPGIDHVITSASLKSLAHPLRVRIYDELSAYGPLTASGLADRLSESSGSTSYHLRQLERTGLVREDTTRGKGRERWWERTPGSIAIPDARSLPPGSADRLAVKLVEDEWFRSRDQNFHEFVSEGDQVFGDEWLDVATSDTINLRLTPEQLHGLITDIDVVLGHYIDAHKKTPTPGSRPVQIQINAFPLVRGEPTEDAPTG; from the coding sequence ATGACGAACTCCGACGAACTCGAAGCGCAGCCGAGTAGTTCACGCCACCCCGGCATCGATCACGTGATCACGAGCGCGAGCCTGAAATCGCTCGCCCACCCGCTGCGCGTGCGCATCTATGACGAACTCTCGGCATACGGCCCGCTCACCGCGAGCGGACTCGCCGATCGGCTGAGCGAATCGAGCGGATCGACGAGCTACCACCTGCGACAGCTCGAGCGCACCGGCCTCGTGCGTGAAGACACGACGCGGGGCAAGGGCCGCGAACGGTGGTGGGAACGCACGCCGGGCTCCATCGCGATCCCCGATGCCCGCTCGCTGCCGCCCGGCAGCGCCGACCGCCTTGCGGTGAAGCTCGTCGAAGACGAGTGGTTCCGATCGCGCGACCAGAACTTCCACGAGTTCGTCTCAGAGGGCGACCAGGTGTTCGGCGACGAGTGGCTCGACGTCGCCACGAGCGACACGATCAACCTCCGCCTCACGCCGGAGCAGCTGCACGGCCTGATCACCGACATCGACGTGGTGCTGGGGCACTACATCGATGCACACAAGAAGACCCCCACGCCGGGTTCGCGCCCGGTGCAGATCCAGATCAACGCCTTCCCGCTCGTCCGCGGGGAGCCGACCGAAGACGCACCGACAGGATGA
- the pdhA gene encoding pyruvate dehydrogenase (acetyl-transferring) E1 component subunit alpha: MTPSDRDATGLLTKPDDFLQLVSPTGERHANAEFDPWIADIDLGALGRLYRDMAIVRRIDAEATALQRQGELGLWPPLAGQEAAQIGSGRALRDDDFIFSSYREHALAWCRGVEPAELLSVWRGTTASGWNPFEHGMAVPQIIIGAQALHATGYAMGAAWEGSDAAAIAYFGDGATSEGDVNEALVFAASFDAPVVFFCQNNHWAISEPVGLQSKQHLARRADGFGMPGVRVDGNDVLAVLAATRIALDRARRGDGPTFIEAVTYRMGPHTTADDPKRYRTDDELDEWRARDPLSRVLALLEASGVDIAGLEREVGAEADRAAAELRAALTTITEPEPMTVFDHVYAEPNSHIERQRDHYSRYLAMFADAPAERSADAAAPGTTGGGAR; encoded by the coding sequence ATGACCCCATCCGACCGAGACGCCACCGGGCTCCTCACGAAGCCCGACGATTTCCTGCAGCTCGTCAGCCCCACTGGCGAACGCCACGCGAACGCCGAGTTCGATCCGTGGATCGCCGACATCGATCTCGGAGCCCTCGGCCGCCTCTACCGCGACATGGCGATCGTGCGCCGCATCGACGCCGAGGCCACCGCGCTGCAGCGCCAGGGCGAGCTCGGTCTCTGGCCGCCGCTCGCCGGTCAGGAGGCCGCGCAGATCGGGTCGGGGCGTGCGCTCCGCGACGACGACTTCATCTTCTCCAGCTACCGTGAGCACGCGCTCGCCTGGTGCCGCGGGGTCGAGCCCGCCGAACTGCTCTCGGTCTGGCGCGGCACCACCGCCTCGGGCTGGAACCCCTTCGAGCACGGCATGGCAGTGCCGCAGATCATCATCGGCGCCCAGGCACTGCACGCCACCGGTTACGCCATGGGCGCCGCCTGGGAGGGTTCGGATGCCGCAGCGATCGCGTACTTCGGCGACGGTGCCACGAGCGAAGGCGACGTCAATGAGGCGCTCGTCTTCGCGGCGAGCTTCGACGCCCCGGTCGTCTTCTTCTGCCAGAACAACCACTGGGCCATCTCCGAACCCGTGGGCCTGCAGTCGAAGCAGCACCTCGCGCGGCGGGCCGACGGCTTCGGCATGCCGGGCGTTCGCGTCGACGGCAACGACGTGCTCGCGGTGCTCGCGGCCACCCGCATCGCGCTCGATCGCGCCCGCCGCGGCGACGGGCCGACGTTCATCGAGGCGGTCACGTACCGCATGGGCCCGCACACGACGGCCGACGATCCGAAGCGCTATCGCACCGACGACGAACTCGACGAGTGGCGCGCACGCGACCCGCTCTCACGGGTGCTCGCGTTGCTCGAGGCATCCGGAGTCGACATCGCGGGCCTCGAACGCGAGGTCGGGGCCGAGGCCGACCGTGCCGCGGCAGAACTGCGCGCCGCGCTCACGACGATCACCGAACCCGAGCCGATGACCGTCTTCGACCACGTCTATGCCGAACCGAACAGCCACATCGAGCGCCAGCGCGACCACTACTCGCGCTATCTGGCGATGTTCGCCGATGCTCCGGCGGAGCGCAGTGCGGATGCCGCGGCACCCGGCACCACCGGGGGAGGCGCACGATGA
- a CDS encoding 4a-hydroxytetrahydrobiopterin dehydratase has protein sequence MNGRNILTPADTADDLAGTAFIHVEGRLEGAYRTADFASAVQVLDAVAVVADELDHHPDVRLGWGRVEFELSSHDVGGVTSRDVDLARRITEITNEQGARIGN, from the coding sequence ATGAACGGACGCAACATCCTCACGCCGGCGGACACGGCCGACGACCTCGCAGGCACGGCCTTCATCCACGTGGAGGGCCGCCTCGAGGGCGCCTATCGCACTGCGGACTTCGCGTCCGCGGTGCAAGTGCTCGACGCCGTCGCGGTGGTGGCCGACGAGCTGGACCATCACCCCGACGTACGTCTGGGATGGGGCCGTGTCGAGTTCGAACTCTCATCGCACGACGTCGGCGGCGTGACCTCGCGCGACGTCGACCTGGCACGGCGCATCACCGAGATCACGAACGAGCAGGGCGCTCGGATCGGCAACTGA
- a CDS encoding polyribonucleotide nucleotidyltransferase yields the protein MEGPEITFAEAVIDNGKFGTRTIRFETGRLAQQAQGSAAAYIDEETMLLSATSVSKQPKEHFDFFPLTIDVEERMYAAGRIPGSFFRREGRPSTEAILTCRLIDRPLRPSFVEGLRNEVQVVVTVLAIEPDELYDVLAINAASLSTQLSGLPFSGPVGGVRVALIDGQWVAFPKHSQLDDAVFSMVVAGRVVTEADGSQDVAIMMIEAEATDNAWNLIQAGAVKPDEAVIAQGIEASKPFIKQLVEAQQQVAKTAAKPTADYPTFPPYQAETKAVVEALALEELKGVYQIAGKVERQDADDALKARVKEQVAAKVEAGELPESANAEVSAAYKSVTKHVVRSRVLEEGVRIDGRGLADIRPLDAEVQVVPRVHGSAIFQRGETQIMGITTLNMLKLEQSIDSLSPVTKKRYMHNYNFPPYSTGETGRVGSPKRREIGHGALAERALVPVLPTREEFPYAIRQVSEALGSNGSTSMGSVCASTLALLNAGVPLRAPVAGIAMGLISDTVDGETRYAALTDILGAEDALGDMDFKVAGTSEFVTAIQLDTKLDGIPASVLAGALTQAKDARTTILAVLNAAIDAPDEMAPTAPRVISVQIPVDKIGELIGPKGKTINAIQDETGADISIEEDGTVYIGATDGPSAEAARAQVNAIANPTNPEIGEQFLGTVVKIAAFGAFISLLPGKDGLLHISEVRKLAGGKRVESVDDVLGVGQKILVEITKIDDRGKLSLAPVLAEEADTNGRDSHSTHSEEPAEGADA from the coding sequence TTGGAAGGTCCTGAAATCACGTTCGCCGAAGCCGTCATCGACAACGGCAAGTTCGGCACCCGTACCATCCGCTTCGAGACCGGCCGCCTCGCCCAGCAGGCGCAGGGTTCCGCCGCCGCCTACATCGACGAAGAGACCATGCTGCTCTCGGCGACTTCGGTCTCCAAGCAGCCGAAGGAGCACTTCGACTTCTTCCCGCTGACGATCGACGTCGAGGAGCGCATGTACGCCGCGGGGCGCATCCCCGGCTCGTTCTTCCGTCGCGAGGGTCGCCCCTCGACCGAGGCGATCCTCACCTGCCGACTGATCGACCGCCCCCTGCGCCCCTCGTTCGTCGAGGGACTCCGCAACGAGGTGCAGGTCGTCGTCACCGTGCTCGCGATCGAACCCGACGAGCTCTACGACGTGCTCGCCATCAACGCGGCCTCGCTCTCGACGCAGCTCTCCGGCCTCCCCTTCTCGGGCCCGGTAGGCGGCGTGCGCGTGGCACTCATCGACGGCCAGTGGGTCGCCTTCCCGAAGCACTCGCAGCTTGACGACGCCGTGTTCAGCATGGTCGTCGCCGGTCGCGTGGTGACCGAGGCCGACGGCTCGCAAGACGTCGCGATCATGATGATCGAGGCCGAGGCGACCGACAACGCGTGGAACCTCATCCAGGCCGGCGCCGTCAAGCCCGACGAGGCCGTCATCGCGCAGGGCATCGAAGCGTCGAAGCCCTTCATCAAGCAGCTCGTCGAGGCGCAGCAGCAGGTCGCGAAGACCGCGGCGAAGCCCACCGCCGACTACCCGACGTTCCCGCCCTACCAGGCTGAGACGAAGGCCGTCGTCGAGGCGCTCGCGCTCGAGGAGCTCAAGGGCGTCTACCAGATCGCCGGCAAGGTCGAGCGTCAAGACGCCGACGACGCGCTCAAGGCTCGCGTCAAGGAGCAGGTCGCAGCCAAGGTCGAGGCCGGGGAGCTCCCCGAGTCGGCCAATGCCGAGGTCTCCGCGGCGTACAAGTCGGTCACGAAGCACGTCGTGCGTTCTCGCGTGCTCGAAGAGGGGGTGCGCATCGACGGCCGCGGGCTCGCCGACATCCGCCCGCTCGACGCGGAGGTGCAGGTCGTTCCCCGCGTTCACGGCTCGGCCATCTTCCAGCGCGGTGAGACCCAGATCATGGGCATCACGACGCTGAACATGCTGAAGCTCGAGCAGTCGATCGACTCGCTGAGCCCGGTCACCAAGAAGCGTTACATGCACAACTACAACTTCCCGCCCTACTCGACCGGTGAGACCGGTCGCGTCGGGTCGCCGAAGCGTCGCGAGATCGGGCACGGCGCACTCGCCGAGCGCGCGCTCGTGCCGGTGCTGCCCACGCGCGAGGAGTTCCCCTACGCGATCCGTCAGGTATCCGAAGCGCTCGGCTCCAACGGCTCGACGTCGATGGGCTCCGTCTGCGCCTCGACCCTCGCGCTCCTGAACGCGGGCGTGCCGCTGCGCGCACCCGTCGCCGGCATCGCGATGGGCCTCATCTCCGACACCGTGGACGGTGAGACCCGCTACGCAGCGCTCACCGACATCCTCGGCGCCGAAGACGCGCTCGGCGACATGGACTTCAAGGTCGCCGGAACGAGCGAGTTCGTCACCGCGATCCAGCTCGACACGAAGCTCGACGGCATCCCCGCCTCGGTGCTTGCCGGCGCGCTGACGCAGGCGAAAGACGCTCGCACGACGATTCTCGCCGTGCTGAACGCCGCGATCGACGCGCCCGACGAGATGGCTCCGACCGCGCCCCGCGTGATCTCGGTGCAGATCCCCGTCGACAAGATCGGCGAGCTGATCGGCCCGAAGGGCAAGACGATCAACGCGATCCAGGATGAGACCGGCGCCGACATCTCCATCGAGGAGGACGGCACCGTCTACATCGGCGCGACCGACGGCCCCTCGGCCGAGGCCGCACGTGCCCAGGTCAACGCGATCGCGAACCCGACGAACCCCGAGATCGGCGAACAGTTCCTCGGAACCGTCGTGAAGATCGCCGCGTTCGGCGCCTTCATCTCGCTGCTCCCGGGCAAAGACGGGCTGCTGCACATCAGCGAGGTGCGCAAGCTCGCCGGTGGCAAGCGCGTCGAGAGCGTCGACGACGTACTCGGCGTCGGCCAGAAGATTCTCGTCGAGATCACGAAGATCGACGACCGCGGCAAGCTCTCGCTCGCCCCGGTGCTCGCAGAGGAGGCCGACACGAACGGTCGTGACTCGCACAGCACGCACTCCGAGGAGCCCGCCGAGGGCGCCGACGCGTAA
- a CDS encoding SGNH/GDSL hydrolase family protein, translated as MLTNAHVNARFLTRLGAVSAVTVGLVVGVAATPATALPEAASSYSVVTAGTHSKWFPLHRSSVALGDSYTAGQGAPPYVPGQCLQSKYAGYPTIAALFSVYRLTENRACSGATIADTAAQLTVPTPVNGNTALVTLTVGAIDAGSNTVLAACGQYPDPGVPPCSTAIDLATQSLPHVGDELAVLYETIATTLPNARVAVLNYPLLFKPGADPLGDAINSVTTLLNEEIRVAVDDAVAATGNPKIMHVDVTQEFAGHAIGDLVPYIAYNPADLAATENFHPNALGNALGYARALASDRVFAR; from the coding sequence ATGTTGACAAATGCTCACGTTAACGCGCGATTCCTGACGCGCCTCGGCGCTGTCTCCGCCGTCACCGTCGGACTGGTCGTCGGCGTCGCCGCGACGCCGGCGACAGCACTCCCCGAAGCGGCCTCGTCGTACTCGGTGGTGACCGCCGGCACGCACTCGAAGTGGTTCCCCTTGCACCGCAGCTCTGTGGCGCTCGGTGATTCGTACACGGCCGGACAGGGTGCGCCGCCATACGTGCCGGGGCAGTGTCTGCAGAGCAAGTACGCCGGGTACCCGACCATCGCCGCCCTCTTCAGCGTGTATCGGCTGACCGAGAACAGGGCCTGCTCAGGAGCGACGATCGCCGACACCGCGGCGCAACTGACGGTGCCGACTCCGGTCAACGGCAACACGGCGCTCGTCACGCTCACGGTCGGTGCCATCGACGCCGGCTCGAACACGGTCCTGGCTGCATGCGGCCAGTATCCGGATCCCGGCGTACCCCCGTGCTCGACGGCCATCGACCTCGCCACTCAATCGCTTCCGCACGTCGGCGATGAGCTCGCCGTGCTCTACGAGACAATCGCCACGACGCTGCCGAACGCCCGCGTGGCCGTGCTGAACTACCCGCTGTTGTTCAAGCCAGGTGCAGACCCGCTGGGAGACGCCATCAACTCCGTGACCACCCTCCTGAACGAAGAGATCCGAGTCGCGGTGGATGATGCCGTGGCGGCCACCGGCAACCCGAAGATCATGCACGTCGACGTGACGCAGGAGTTCGCCGGGCACGCCATCGGCGACCTCGTGCCGTACATCGCCTACAACCCGGCCGACCTCGCCGCCACTGAGAACTTCCACCCGAATGCGCTCGGCAACGCGCTCGGCTACGCCAGGGCGCTCGCAAGCGACCGGGTGTTCGCCCGTTGA
- a CDS encoding ATP-grasp domain-containing protein codes for MRVAVLRCERLPRFVTWEIPDADSLFDDDRRLIDAFSERGVDAEPVAWTDAGADWDEYDAVVLRSTWDYVDRLPQFLDVAAAIERSSAMLFNPAAAVQWNADKRYLDDLDRLGVPIVPLVRGTGADATRIQESIAEAGWHELVLKPAIGVGGSGVVRANPTTLGLTLDASAPDAEVMVQPFANSILDEGELSFIFLGGSLSHVLRKRPATGDFRAHGIYGGTVELTDADPADARAVAAMLARLPYELLYARFDVVRYGGRLAVLELELIEPMLYFGRAPGSADRLADATIARISGA; via the coding sequence ATGCGCGTCGCGGTGCTCCGCTGCGAACGGCTTCCCCGTTTCGTGACGTGGGAGATCCCCGATGCGGACTCCCTGTTCGACGACGACCGCCGGCTCATCGACGCATTCTCCGAGCGCGGCGTGGACGCCGAGCCCGTGGCGTGGACCGACGCCGGCGCCGACTGGGATGAATACGACGCCGTCGTGCTTCGGAGCACCTGGGACTACGTCGACCGCCTGCCGCAGTTCCTCGACGTGGCCGCCGCCATCGAACGGTCGAGTGCCATGCTGTTCAACCCCGCTGCAGCCGTGCAGTGGAACGCCGACAAGCGCTACCTCGACGACCTCGACCGGCTGGGTGTGCCGATCGTTCCGCTCGTGCGCGGAACGGGAGCCGATGCCACGCGCATCCAGGAGTCGATCGCCGAGGCCGGCTGGCACGAACTGGTGCTGAAGCCCGCCATCGGTGTCGGCGGCTCGGGTGTCGTGCGGGCGAACCCCACGACGCTCGGTCTCACGCTCGACGCGTCTGCGCCTGACGCGGAGGTGATGGTGCAGCCGTTCGCGAACTCGATCCTCGACGAGGGCGAGCTCTCATTCATCTTCCTCGGCGGTTCGCTGAGTCATGTGCTCCGCAAGCGACCGGCCACTGGCGACTTCCGAGCGCATGGCATCTACGGCGGAACGGTCGAGCTCACCGATGCCGACCCGGCGGATGCACGAGCCGTCGCGGCGATGCTCGCGCGCCTGCCGTACGAGTTGCTCTACGCCCGATTCGACGTCGTTCGCTACGGCGGGCGGCTCGCGGTGCTCGAGTTGGAACTCATCGAGCCGATGCTCTACTTCGGCCGCGCGCCGGGCAGCGCCGATCGCCTCGCCGACGCGACGATCGCTCGAATCAGCGGCGCCTGA
- a CDS encoding Lrp/AsnC family transcriptional regulator, with amino-acid sequence MTGYDAVDRALLTALAPDPRATVVALADRLGLSRNTVQARMTRLEASGAFLSFERSMDPAPLGYPIEAFISVHVRQKLLGQVVDEIARIPEVIQAHGLSGSVDLLVRVVCRDAHDLFRIDGEILAIDGVERTETSLAMGELIPFRLGPLLERM; translated from the coding sequence ATGACCGGCTACGACGCTGTCGACAGGGCGCTGCTCACGGCGCTCGCGCCCGACCCGCGAGCGACCGTTGTGGCCCTGGCCGATCGCCTCGGCCTCTCGCGCAACACCGTGCAGGCGCGCATGACGCGCCTCGAGGCATCCGGCGCATTCCTCTCATTCGAACGCAGCATGGACCCGGCGCCGCTCGGGTATCCGATCGAGGCGTTCATCTCCGTGCACGTGCGCCAGAAGCTGCTCGGCCAGGTCGTCGACGAGATCGCGCGCATTCCCGAGGTGATCCAGGCGCACGGGCTCTCGGGGTCGGTCGACCTGCTCGTGCGGGTGGTCTGCCGCGATGCACACGACCTCTTCCGCATCGACGGAGAGATTCTCGCGATCGACGGGGTCGAGCGCACCGAGACCTCGCTGGCGATGGGCGAGCTCATCCCGTTTCGGCTCGGGCCGCTGCTCGAACGGATGTGA
- a CDS encoding DUF5302 domain-containing protein, producing the protein MSPDEQTNQGPSDEAKRKFREALDRKNRAAKQREGEAHLDGEGGAQHTQGPADHKREFRRKSG; encoded by the coding sequence ATGAGTCCCGACGAGCAGACCAACCAGGGCCCGTCCGACGAGGCGAAGCGCAAGTTCCGCGAAGCCCTCGATCGCAAGAACAGGGCGGCGAAGCAGCGCGAGGGCGAAGCCCACCTCGATGGCGAGGGCGGCGCGCAGCACACGCAGGGCCCGGCCGACCACAAGCGCGAGTTCCGTCGCAAGAGCGGCTGA
- a CDS encoding alpha-ketoacid dehydrogenase subunit beta — MTTLTLAKALNAGLRRALDDDDKVVLMGEDIGTLGGVFRVTDGLKAEFGAKRVVDTPLSEAGIVGTAVGLAYRGFRPVIEIQFDGFIYPGFDQIVAQVAKLHYRSRGNVRMPITIRVPFGGGIGAAEHHSESPEAYFAHTAGLRVVACSNPADAYVMIRQAIASDDPVLFFEPKRRYHVKGEVDETASLADARPMGVATTVATGSDVTLVTYGPLVQTARDAAVAAAEDGVSIEVIDLRSLAPVDYATVEASVRRTGRLVITHEAGQQGGVGAELAASITERCFEFLEAAPVRVTGHDIPYPPAKLERHHLPDLDRILDGVDRVLRRPNSLSGVEA, encoded by the coding sequence ATGACCACGCTGACACTCGCGAAAGCACTCAATGCGGGCCTCCGCCGCGCGCTCGACGACGACGACAAGGTCGTGCTCATGGGCGAGGACATCGGTACGCTCGGCGGCGTGTTCCGGGTCACCGACGGGCTGAAGGCCGAGTTCGGCGCGAAGCGTGTCGTCGACACGCCGCTCTCCGAAGCCGGCATCGTCGGCACTGCGGTCGGTCTCGCGTATCGCGGCTTCCGGCCGGTCATCGAGATCCAGTTCGACGGGTTCATCTACCCGGGGTTCGACCAGATCGTCGCGCAGGTCGCGAAGCTGCACTACCGCTCGCGCGGCAACGTTCGCATGCCGATCACGATCCGCGTACCGTTCGGCGGCGGCATCGGCGCGGCCGAACACCATTCCGAGTCGCCCGAGGCGTACTTCGCGCACACCGCGGGCCTCCGGGTCGTGGCGTGTTCGAACCCCGCCGACGCCTACGTGATGATCCGCCAGGCGATCGCGAGCGACGACCCGGTGCTGTTCTTCGAGCCGAAGCGGCGCTACCACGTGAAAGGTGAGGTCGACGAGACCGCGAGCCTCGCCGACGCGCGGCCGATGGGCGTCGCGACGACGGTGGCGACCGGCAGCGACGTGACGCTCGTGACGTACGGGCCGCTCGTGCAGACGGCGCGCGACGCCGCGGTCGCGGCTGCCGAAGACGGCGTGTCGATCGAGGTCATCGACCTGCGCTCGCTCGCTCCGGTCGACTATGCGACCGTCGAGGCGTCGGTGCGCCGCACCGGCCGCCTCGTCATCACGCACGAGGCAGGGCAGCAGGGGGGAGTGGGCGCTGAGCTCGCCGCATCGATCACGGAGCGCTGCTTCGAGTTCCTCGAGGCCGCACCCGTACGCGTCACCGGACACGACATCCCGTATCCGCCGGCGAAGCTCGAGCGGCACCACCTGCCCGACCTCGACCGCATACTCGACGGCGTCGATCGGGTGCTCCGGCGCCCGAACTCGCTGAGCGGGGTCGAGGCGTGA
- a CDS encoding 2,3-butanediol dehydrogenase, translated as MKAARYYDRKDIRIEDIPEPELRPGTVAIDVAWCGICGTDLHEYLEGPIFIPPKGSPHPISGESAPITMGHEFSGTITALGDGVDDLAVGQNVVVEPYIIGDDVEVGPGHAYQLSKDMNFIGLGGRGGGLSEKIVVERRWVHPIGEIPLDQAALIEPLSVAHHAFVRSQARAGDTAIVGGAGPIGLLTAAVLKAEGLTVYISELSEARKQMARKTGVADDVFDPREGDVAEKVRALTGGAGADVGFECSSVPVVLDMLLDAVRPGGVIVNVSIWGRKPEVDMPKLVLKELDLRGTIGYANDHPSTIKLVQDGKLDLAPFITARIPLDDLISGGFDQLIDNNEEHVKIIVNPNL; from the coding sequence GTGAAAGCTGCACGCTACTACGACCGGAAGGACATCCGGATCGAGGACATTCCGGAACCCGAACTGAGGCCCGGAACGGTCGCCATCGACGTCGCCTGGTGCGGCATCTGCGGCACAGATCTGCACGAGTACCTCGAGGGGCCGATCTTCATCCCGCCCAAGGGTTCGCCGCACCCGATCTCAGGCGAATCGGCGCCGATCACGATGGGCCACGAGTTCTCCGGCACGATCACCGCCCTCGGTGACGGCGTCGATGACCTCGCGGTGGGTCAGAACGTCGTGGTAGAGCCATACATCATCGGCGACGACGTCGAAGTCGGCCCCGGTCACGCGTACCAATTGTCGAAGGACATGAACTTCATCGGCCTGGGCGGTCGCGGCGGCGGGTTGTCGGAGAAGATCGTGGTGGAGCGGCGCTGGGTGCACCCGATCGGTGAGATTCCGCTCGATCAAGCGGCCCTGATCGAACCGCTGTCGGTCGCCCACCACGCCTTCGTACGCAGCCAGGCCAGGGCCGGCGACACGGCGATCGTCGGTGGGGCCGGCCCCATCGGCCTGTTGACGGCCGCAGTGCTGAAGGCTGAAGGCCTGACCGTGTACATCTCCGAACTCAGCGAGGCGCGTAAGCAGATGGCGCGCAAGACCGGCGTCGCCGATGACGTGTTCGACCCGCGCGAGGGCGACGTCGCCGAGAAGGTCCGCGCGCTCACCGGCGGCGCGGGCGCCGACGTCGGGTTCGAGTGCAGTTCTGTTCCGGTGGTGCTCGACATGCTCCTCGACGCCGTCCGGCCCGGCGGCGTCATCGTCAATGTCTCGATCTGGGGTCGCAAGCCGGAAGTGGACATGCCCAAGCTCGTGCTCAAGGAGCTCGACCTGCGCGGCACGATCGGATACGCCAACGATCACCCGAGCACCATCAAGCTCGTGCAGGACGGCAAGCTCGATCTGGCGCCGTTCATCACCGCGAGGATTCCGCTGGACGACCTCATCTCCGGTGGCTTCGACCAGCTGATCGACAACAACGAAGAGCACGTCAAGATCATCGTGAATCCGAATCTCTGA